One genomic segment of Linepithema humile isolate Giens D197 chromosome 5, Lhum_UNIL_v1.0, whole genome shotgun sequence includes these proteins:
- the LOC105675839 gene encoding guanine nucleotide-releasing factor 2 isoform X9: MRSPGSGSGGGGGSGAATRAASPSSPRTPRDKSAPGCNDSGTAVDKNPLRDLHIHVRQVQLALLHFRDVVSKKKLEMLPGNGTIVLDTVTTIHNALKSYLLYDNSSTLGSATNQVYQALAQLLKLCDDVLLHGDQSSALDTENVTHVIGLVEEAVKNLVALAHEKIANKQKPASAANSNRTSGYGSELTQRNSLPDIPLTPRERQILEQTAASSSLVRSSHSSESILRDSSPPPKPPLPDRTNVCLSEENSSSGTPPPLPPKRRTRTQQLLDESEGLLASSLDRVSLRSRSPEDSSSLLSASAGSLDSALNHSRDEDEIRAIMGPNDESLNDSMDLSLMATIQGMQVNGTSNCNCWDGSETSIPSTMLLGQQTPQEMLSPFTGIEGKMERLSTQTQESGFVSMHSQRSSSQSYTASSMTSKRSSQQSSISYNSQSFSAQQQSFSQTKSSSDSNGSIFTQKTMTSSKSTVSTTNVSGNGDPALLEKLVNEMESVATSDSNGVPPALPEKRSKRRKERQPSQYDNVPENEHLSTCSLHTSNGDSPDASKPPPLPLKKRHMFQSVAYSVMAYMEMFGNCSHSNNDFISGLGTRHSVAAYNSMQAEWQQHEMSLTTTQSCSFMAHTVTELRDSSSLSMTPAPTLVSVDATNNSSLPPALPPKRSRSIKSNSTPPPISPKPTISMQSINNSDPLVTSTPLKPDEPAHVQEKKDVTPSTPVKSNNNIILDAALPSSRPASNALSSISVDENTLELRDVDQDDSILDELDISKYLVLKKAEEEGPDIRGGHPDALLIHATKANKHDEKESDFLYQEAFLTTYRTFIQPLELIRKLHRRHQRFSCSPDVVKQRAAREAFSLLVRVVSDLTISDLDDVLLQTLMEFVQQLVCSGDLTMAKALRVKILEKHSLKQLQAAQPILSSLSVTTKQASLLDFKSEQIAEQMTLLDADLFMKIEIPEVLIWAQEQNEERSPNLTRFTEHFNKMSYWARSRILEHRLENEAKDREKYVVKFIKIMKHLRKINNFNSYLALLSALDSAPIRRLEWQKHITEGLKEYCALIDSSSSFRAYRQALADTQPPCIPYIGLVLQDLTFVHIGNSDLLPDGTINFSKRWQQYNIVENMKRFKKGTYSFKKHERIITFFNNFSDFLCEEAMWQISESIKPRGGKKTQSQN; encoded by the exons ATGCGGTCTCCTGGTAGCGGCAGCGGTGGCGGCGGAGGCAGCGGGGCGGCCACGAGGGCCGCCTCGCCCTCGTCACCGCGTACGCCGCGAGACAAGAGCGCACCGGGCTGCAACGACTCCGGCACCGCTGTGGATAAGAATCCCTTACGCGATCTGCACATTCACGTACGGCAGGTGCAGCTGGCACTGCTCCACTTCCGGGATGTCGTGTCCAAGAAGAAACTCGAGATGCTGCCCGGCAACGGCACGATCGTCCTCGATACCGTTACCACGATACACAACGCGTTGAAATCCTATTTGCTCTATGATAACAG CTCCACGTTGGGATCCGCCACGAATCAAGTATACCAAGCACTAGCGCAGTTGCTGAAACTCTGCGACGATGTATTATTGCACGGTGATCAGTCCTCCGCTTTGGACACCGAAAACGTGACGCACGTTATTGGGTTGGTGGAGGAAGCGGTGAAAAATTTAGTAGCCCTGGCGCACGAGAAGATCGCTAATAAGCAGAAACCAGCGTCTGCGGCAAATAGTAACAG AACTTCTGGTTATGGATCGGAACTAACGCAAAGAAACTCTCTGCCGGACATACCGTTGACGCCAAGAGAACGGCAGATCTTGGAGCAAACAGCGGCGAGCAGTAGTCTGGTTCGCAGCTCGCATAGTTCGGAGTCGATTTTACGGGATTCTAGTCCACCCCCGAAACCCCCGCTACCCGACAG AACAAATGTGTGTTTGTCGGAGGAAAACAGCTCGTCTGGCACACCTCCTCCGTTACCGCCGAAGAGAAGAACGAGGACCCAGCAGCTCCTCGACGAGTCGGAGGGTCTTCTGGCATCTAGTCTTGATAGAGTATCCCTTCGAAGTCGATCCCCGGAGGACTCGTCGTCGCTTCTGAGCGCGTCCGCCGGTAGTTTGGATTCGGCTCTGAATCATTCCCGAGATGAGGACGAGATTCGAGCTATAATGGGACCAAATGACGAGTCTTTGAATGACAGTATGGACCTAAGTCTCATGGCTACTATTCAAG GCATGCAAGTTAATGGTACTTCAAACTGTAATTGCTGGGATGGGTCTGAAACTAGTATACCAAGTACTATGTTGCTAGGCCAACAAACGCCTCAAGAAATGCTTAGTCCATTCACTg GCATAGAAGGGAAGATGGAGCGATTGTCTACTCAAACACAGGAATCAGGCTTTGTTTCGATGCACTCGCAGCGAAGTTCATCCCAAAGTTACACCGCGTCCAGCATGACGTCCAAGAGATCGTCGCAGCAGAGCAGCATTAGTTATAATTCTCAATCGTTTAGTGCGCAACAACAGTCGTTCTCTCAGACCAAATCATCCTCGGATAGTAACGGCTCTATTTTTACACAGAAGACCATGACTAGTTCCAAAAGTACTGTTAGCACGACTAATGTATCTGGAAACGGAGACCCAGCTTTATTGGAGAAACTGGTAAAT GAAATGGAATCGGTAGCTACGTCCGATTCTAACGGAGTGCCTCCGGCGTTGCCGGAGAAGCGATCCAAAAGAAGGAAAGAACGTCAGCCATCGCAGTACGATAATGTACCAGAAAATGAGCATTTATCCACGTGCAGTTTGCACACCAGCAACGGAGACAGTCCGGATGCCAGCAAGCCGCCTCCTCTGCCTCTGAAAAAACGTCACA TGTTCCAATCAGTGGCATATTCTG TCATGGCGTACATGGAGATGTTTGGAAACTGCTCCCACAGTAATAACGATTTCATCTCCGGTCTCGGTACTCGGCATTCTGTAGCAGCCTACAACTCGATGCAAGCAGAATGGCAGCAACATGAGATGTCTCTTACCACAACACAATCATGTTCCTTTATGGCGCACACCGTGACTGAATTACGTGACAGCTCAAG CCTTTCTATGACTCCAGCACCGACTTTAGTATCGGTAGATGCAACAAATAATTCTAGTCTGCCGCCGGCGTTACCACCAAAGAGATCTCGTTCCATCAAATCAAACTCTACACCTCCGCCGATATCGCCGAAACCTACGATCAGTATGCAAAGTATTAATAACTCGGATCCCCTCGTGACATCAACGCCCCTGAAGCCAGACGAGCCAGCTCACGTGCAAGAGAAGAAAGACGTTACACCTTCCACTCCAGTGAAATCG aataataatattatcttggACGCAGCATTGCCGTCGTCCAGGCCGGCTAGTAATGCGCTTTCTTCCATATCAGTTGACGAAAACACTCTTGAACTGAGGGACGTCGATCAAGACGACAGTATTTTAGACGAATTAGACATTAGCAAATACTTGGTATTGAAGAAAGCGGAAGAGGAAGGGCCGGATATACGCGGTGGACATCCCGATGCATTACTAATCCATGCGACGAAAGCGAACAAACACG ATGAGAAAGAATCAG aCTTTCTATATCAAGAGGCGTTCTTAACGACGTACAGAACCTTTATACAGCCGTTAGAACTAATTCGAAAGCTACACAGACGCCATCAACGTTTTTCGTGTTCTCCAGATGTCGTCAAGCAAAGAGCCGCGCGCGAAGCGTTTTCCTTATTAGTTAGAGTCGTCAGTGATTTAac AATATCCGATCTCGACGACGTTCTTCTGCAAACTCTAATGGAATTTGTGCAGCAATTGGTGTGCAGCGGGGATCTCACGATGGCCAAAGCGTTGCGAGTTAAGATTTTAGAGAAGCACAGTCTCAAGCAGCTGCAAGCGGCACAGCCGATTCTCTCGTCTTTAAGTGTAACAACGAAGCAGGCATCTCTGTTGGACTTCAAAAGCGAACAGATCGCGGAACAAATGACACTGCTCGATGCCGATTTGTTcatgaaaatagaaattcCAGAAGTGCTGATCTGGGCGCAGGAGCAGAACGAGGAGAGAAGTCCGAATCTTACGAGATTCACTGAGCATTTCAACAAAATGTCGTACTGGGCACGATCTAGGATACTAGAACATCGATTAGAAAATGAGGCGAAAGACAGGGAGAAATACGTTGTAAAGTtcatcaaaataatgaaacaccTTAGGAAGATTAACAATTTCAATAGCTATCTCGCATTGTTGTCTGCACTGGACAGTGCACCCATTAGGAGACTCGAGTGGCAGAAGCATATTACGGAAGGTCTCAAGGAGTATTGCGCCCTCATCGACAGCTCTAGCAGTTTCCGAGCCTATAGACAAGCTCTAGCAGATACACAACCACCATGTATTCCTTATAT CGGACTTGTTTTACAAGATCTTACGTTTGTGCATATTGGAAATAGCGATTTATTACCAGATGGCACTATAAACTTCTCAAAGAGATGGCAACAATATAACATTgttgaaaatatgaaaagatttAAGAAAGG caCGTACTCTTTCAAGAAACACGAACGCATCATAACATTTTTCAACAACTTTAGTGATTTCCTCTGTGAGGAGGCGATGTGGCAGATTTCCGAAAGTATCAAGCCACGTGGCGGCAAGAAGACGCAGTCGCAAAACTAG
- the LOC105675839 gene encoding guanine nucleotide-releasing factor 2 isoform X6: MPQYDDSFLDSPMFRRRTRSYTVQKHFLPKSKSFHITATPLLLAVTNHARTLSGSLSTCNLKEVEERSGGKARGGKLARRARSFKEDFLEKLSHMRSPGSGSGGGGGSGAATRAASPSSPRTPRDKSAPGCNDSGTAVDKNPLRDLHIHVRQVQLALLHFRDVVSKKKLEMLPGNGTIVLDTVTTIHNALKSYLLYDNSSTLGSATNQVYQALAQLLKLCDDVLLHGDQSSALDTENVTHVIGLVEEAVKNLVALAHEKIANKQKPASAANSNRTSGYGSELTQRNSLPDIPLTPRERQILEQTAASSSLVRSSHSSESILRDSSPPPKPPLPDRTNVCLSEENSSSGTPPPLPPKRRTRTQQLLDESEGLLASSLDRVSLRSRSPEDSSSLLSASAGSLDSALNHSRDEDEIRAIMGPNDESLNDSMDLSLMATIQGIEGKMERLSTQTQESGFVSMHSQRSSSQSYTASSMTSKRSSQQSSISYNSQSFSAQQQSFSQTKSSSDSNGSIFTQKTMTSSKSTVSTTNVSGNGDPALLEKLVNEMESVATSDSNGVPPALPEKRSKRRKERQPSQYDNVPENEHLSTCSLHTSNGDSPDASKPPPLPLKKRHMFQSVAYSVMAYMEMFGNCSHSNNDFISGLGTRHSVAAYNSMQAEWQQHEMSLTTTQSCSFMAHTVTELRDSSSLSMTPAPTLVSVDATNNSSLPPALPPKRSRSIKSNSTPPPISPKPTISMQSINNSDPLVTSTPLKPDEPAHVQEKKDVTPSTPVKSNNNIILDAALPSSRPASNALSSISVDENTLELRDVDQDDSILDELDISKYLVLKKAEEEGPDIRGGHPDALLIHATKANKHDEKESDFLYQEAFLTTYRTFIQPLELIRKLHRRHQRFSCSPDVVKQRAAREAFSLLVRVVSDLTISDLDDVLLQTLMEFVQQLVCSGDLTMAKALRVKILEKHSLKQLQAAQPILSSLSVTTKQASLLDFKSEQIAEQMTLLDADLFMKIEIPEVLIWAQEQNEERSPNLTRFTEHFNKMSYWARSRILEHRLENEAKDREKYVVKFIKIMKHLRKINNFNSYLALLSALDSAPIRRLEWQKHITEGLKEYCALIDSSSSFRAYRQALADTQPPCIPYIGLVLQDLTFVHIGNSDLLPDGTINFSKRWQQYNIVENMKRFKKGTYSFKKHERIITFFNNFSDFLCEEAMWQISESIKPRGGKKTQSQN, encoded by the exons AAGTCGAGGAGCGCTCCGGCGGGAAGGCGCGCGGCGGTAAACTAGCGCGTCGTGCGCGCTCCTTCAAGGAGGACTTTCTGGAAAAGCTCTCCCACATGCGGTCTCCTGGTAGCGGCAGCGGTGGCGGCGGAGGCAGCGGGGCGGCCACGAGGGCCGCCTCGCCCTCGTCACCGCGTACGCCGCGAGACAAGAGCGCACCGGGCTGCAACGACTCCGGCACCGCTGTGGATAAGAATCCCTTACGCGATCTGCACATTCACGTACGGCAGGTGCAGCTGGCACTGCTCCACTTCCGGGATGTCGTGTCCAAGAAGAAACTCGAGATGCTGCCCGGCAACGGCACGATCGTCCTCGATACCGTTACCACGATACACAACGCGTTGAAATCCTATTTGCTCTATGATAACAG CTCCACGTTGGGATCCGCCACGAATCAAGTATACCAAGCACTAGCGCAGTTGCTGAAACTCTGCGACGATGTATTATTGCACGGTGATCAGTCCTCCGCTTTGGACACCGAAAACGTGACGCACGTTATTGGGTTGGTGGAGGAAGCGGTGAAAAATTTAGTAGCCCTGGCGCACGAGAAGATCGCTAATAAGCAGAAACCAGCGTCTGCGGCAAATAGTAACAG AACTTCTGGTTATGGATCGGAACTAACGCAAAGAAACTCTCTGCCGGACATACCGTTGACGCCAAGAGAACGGCAGATCTTGGAGCAAACAGCGGCGAGCAGTAGTCTGGTTCGCAGCTCGCATAGTTCGGAGTCGATTTTACGGGATTCTAGTCCACCCCCGAAACCCCCGCTACCCGACAG AACAAATGTGTGTTTGTCGGAGGAAAACAGCTCGTCTGGCACACCTCCTCCGTTACCGCCGAAGAGAAGAACGAGGACCCAGCAGCTCCTCGACGAGTCGGAGGGTCTTCTGGCATCTAGTCTTGATAGAGTATCCCTTCGAAGTCGATCCCCGGAGGACTCGTCGTCGCTTCTGAGCGCGTCCGCCGGTAGTTTGGATTCGGCTCTGAATCATTCCCGAGATGAGGACGAGATTCGAGCTATAATGGGACCAAATGACGAGTCTTTGAATGACAGTATGGACCTAAGTCTCATGGCTACTATTCAAG GCATAGAAGGGAAGATGGAGCGATTGTCTACTCAAACACAGGAATCAGGCTTTGTTTCGATGCACTCGCAGCGAAGTTCATCCCAAAGTTACACCGCGTCCAGCATGACGTCCAAGAGATCGTCGCAGCAGAGCAGCATTAGTTATAATTCTCAATCGTTTAGTGCGCAACAACAGTCGTTCTCTCAGACCAAATCATCCTCGGATAGTAACGGCTCTATTTTTACACAGAAGACCATGACTAGTTCCAAAAGTACTGTTAGCACGACTAATGTATCTGGAAACGGAGACCCAGCTTTATTGGAGAAACTGGTAAAT GAAATGGAATCGGTAGCTACGTCCGATTCTAACGGAGTGCCTCCGGCGTTGCCGGAGAAGCGATCCAAAAGAAGGAAAGAACGTCAGCCATCGCAGTACGATAATGTACCAGAAAATGAGCATTTATCCACGTGCAGTTTGCACACCAGCAACGGAGACAGTCCGGATGCCAGCAAGCCGCCTCCTCTGCCTCTGAAAAAACGTCACA TGTTCCAATCAGTGGCATATTCTG TCATGGCGTACATGGAGATGTTTGGAAACTGCTCCCACAGTAATAACGATTTCATCTCCGGTCTCGGTACTCGGCATTCTGTAGCAGCCTACAACTCGATGCAAGCAGAATGGCAGCAACATGAGATGTCTCTTACCACAACACAATCATGTTCCTTTATGGCGCACACCGTGACTGAATTACGTGACAGCTCAAG CCTTTCTATGACTCCAGCACCGACTTTAGTATCGGTAGATGCAACAAATAATTCTAGTCTGCCGCCGGCGTTACCACCAAAGAGATCTCGTTCCATCAAATCAAACTCTACACCTCCGCCGATATCGCCGAAACCTACGATCAGTATGCAAAGTATTAATAACTCGGATCCCCTCGTGACATCAACGCCCCTGAAGCCAGACGAGCCAGCTCACGTGCAAGAGAAGAAAGACGTTACACCTTCCACTCCAGTGAAATCG aataataatattatcttggACGCAGCATTGCCGTCGTCCAGGCCGGCTAGTAATGCGCTTTCTTCCATATCAGTTGACGAAAACACTCTTGAACTGAGGGACGTCGATCAAGACGACAGTATTTTAGACGAATTAGACATTAGCAAATACTTGGTATTGAAGAAAGCGGAAGAGGAAGGGCCGGATATACGCGGTGGACATCCCGATGCATTACTAATCCATGCGACGAAAGCGAACAAACACG ATGAGAAAGAATCAG aCTTTCTATATCAAGAGGCGTTCTTAACGACGTACAGAACCTTTATACAGCCGTTAGAACTAATTCGAAAGCTACACAGACGCCATCAACGTTTTTCGTGTTCTCCAGATGTCGTCAAGCAAAGAGCCGCGCGCGAAGCGTTTTCCTTATTAGTTAGAGTCGTCAGTGATTTAac AATATCCGATCTCGACGACGTTCTTCTGCAAACTCTAATGGAATTTGTGCAGCAATTGGTGTGCAGCGGGGATCTCACGATGGCCAAAGCGTTGCGAGTTAAGATTTTAGAGAAGCACAGTCTCAAGCAGCTGCAAGCGGCACAGCCGATTCTCTCGTCTTTAAGTGTAACAACGAAGCAGGCATCTCTGTTGGACTTCAAAAGCGAACAGATCGCGGAACAAATGACACTGCTCGATGCCGATTTGTTcatgaaaatagaaattcCAGAAGTGCTGATCTGGGCGCAGGAGCAGAACGAGGAGAGAAGTCCGAATCTTACGAGATTCACTGAGCATTTCAACAAAATGTCGTACTGGGCACGATCTAGGATACTAGAACATCGATTAGAAAATGAGGCGAAAGACAGGGAGAAATACGTTGTAAAGTtcatcaaaataatgaaacaccTTAGGAAGATTAACAATTTCAATAGCTATCTCGCATTGTTGTCTGCACTGGACAGTGCACCCATTAGGAGACTCGAGTGGCAGAAGCATATTACGGAAGGTCTCAAGGAGTATTGCGCCCTCATCGACAGCTCTAGCAGTTTCCGAGCCTATAGACAAGCTCTAGCAGATACACAACCACCATGTATTCCTTATAT CGGACTTGTTTTACAAGATCTTACGTTTGTGCATATTGGAAATAGCGATTTATTACCAGATGGCACTATAAACTTCTCAAAGAGATGGCAACAATATAACATTgttgaaaatatgaaaagatttAAGAAAGG caCGTACTCTTTCAAGAAACACGAACGCATCATAACATTTTTCAACAACTTTAGTGATTTCCTCTGTGAGGAGGCGATGTGGCAGATTTCCGAAAGTATCAAGCCACGTGGCGGCAAGAAGACGCAGTCGCAAAACTAG
- the LOC105675839 gene encoding guanine nucleotide-releasing factor 2 isoform X4 — protein sequence MPQYDDSFLDSPMFRRRTRSYTVQKHFLPKSKSFHITATPLLLAVTNHARTLSGSLSTCNLKEVEERSGGKARGGKLARRARSFKEDFLEKLSHMRSPGSGSGGGGGSGAATRAASPSSPRTPRDKSAPGCNDSGTAVDKNPLRDLHIHVRQVQLALLHFRDVVSKKKLEMLPGNGTIVLDTVTTIHNALKSYLLYDNSSTLGSATNQVYQALAQLLKLCDDVLLHGDQSSALDTENVTHVIGLVEEAVKNLVALAHEKIANKQKPASAANSNRTSGYGSELTQRNSLPDIPLTPRERQILEQTAASSSLVRSSHSSESILRDSSPPPKPPLPDRTNVCLSEENSSSGTPPPLPPKRRTRTQQLLDESEGLLASSLDRVSLRSRSPEDSSSLLSASAGSLDSALNHSRDEDEIRAIMGPNDESLNDSMDLSLMATIQGMQVNGTSNCNCWDGSETSIPSTMLLGQQTPQEMLSPFTGIEGKMERLSTQTQESGFVSMHSQRSSSQSYTASSMTSKRSSQQSSISYNSQSFSAQQQSFSQTKSSSDSNGSIFTQKTMTSSKSTVSTTNVSGNGDPALLEKLVNEMESVATSDSNGVPPALPEKRSKRRKERQPSQYDNVPENEHLSTCSLHTSNGDSPDASKPPPLPLKKRHIMAYMEMFGNCSHSNNDFISGLGTRHSVAAYNSMQAEWQQHEMSLTTTQSCSFMAHTVTELRDSSSLSMTPAPTLVSVDATNNSSLPPALPPKRSRSIKSNSTPPPISPKPTISMQSINNSDPLVTSTPLKPDEPAHVQEKKDVTPSTPVKSNNNIILDAALPSSRPASNALSSISVDENTLELRDVDQDDSILDELDISKYLVLKKAEEEGPDIRGGHPDALLIHATKANKHDEKESDFLYQEAFLTTYRTFIQPLELIRKLHRRHQRFSCSPDVVKQRAAREAFSLLVRVVSDLTISDLDDVLLQTLMEFVQQLVCSGDLTMAKALRVKILEKHSLKQLQAAQPILSSLSVTTKQASLLDFKSEQIAEQMTLLDADLFMKIEIPEVLIWAQEQNEERSPNLTRFTEHFNKMSYWARSRILEHRLENEAKDREKYVVKFIKIMKHLRKINNFNSYLALLSALDSAPIRRLEWQKHITEGLKEYCALIDSSSSFRAYRQALADTQPPCIPYIGLVLQDLTFVHIGNSDLLPDGTINFSKRWQQYNIVENMKRFKKGTYSFKKHERIITFFNNFSDFLCEEAMWQISESIKPRGGKKTQSQN from the exons AAGTCGAGGAGCGCTCCGGCGGGAAGGCGCGCGGCGGTAAACTAGCGCGTCGTGCGCGCTCCTTCAAGGAGGACTTTCTGGAAAAGCTCTCCCACATGCGGTCTCCTGGTAGCGGCAGCGGTGGCGGCGGAGGCAGCGGGGCGGCCACGAGGGCCGCCTCGCCCTCGTCACCGCGTACGCCGCGAGACAAGAGCGCACCGGGCTGCAACGACTCCGGCACCGCTGTGGATAAGAATCCCTTACGCGATCTGCACATTCACGTACGGCAGGTGCAGCTGGCACTGCTCCACTTCCGGGATGTCGTGTCCAAGAAGAAACTCGAGATGCTGCCCGGCAACGGCACGATCGTCCTCGATACCGTTACCACGATACACAACGCGTTGAAATCCTATTTGCTCTATGATAACAG CTCCACGTTGGGATCCGCCACGAATCAAGTATACCAAGCACTAGCGCAGTTGCTGAAACTCTGCGACGATGTATTATTGCACGGTGATCAGTCCTCCGCTTTGGACACCGAAAACGTGACGCACGTTATTGGGTTGGTGGAGGAAGCGGTGAAAAATTTAGTAGCCCTGGCGCACGAGAAGATCGCTAATAAGCAGAAACCAGCGTCTGCGGCAAATAGTAACAG AACTTCTGGTTATGGATCGGAACTAACGCAAAGAAACTCTCTGCCGGACATACCGTTGACGCCAAGAGAACGGCAGATCTTGGAGCAAACAGCGGCGAGCAGTAGTCTGGTTCGCAGCTCGCATAGTTCGGAGTCGATTTTACGGGATTCTAGTCCACCCCCGAAACCCCCGCTACCCGACAG AACAAATGTGTGTTTGTCGGAGGAAAACAGCTCGTCTGGCACACCTCCTCCGTTACCGCCGAAGAGAAGAACGAGGACCCAGCAGCTCCTCGACGAGTCGGAGGGTCTTCTGGCATCTAGTCTTGATAGAGTATCCCTTCGAAGTCGATCCCCGGAGGACTCGTCGTCGCTTCTGAGCGCGTCCGCCGGTAGTTTGGATTCGGCTCTGAATCATTCCCGAGATGAGGACGAGATTCGAGCTATAATGGGACCAAATGACGAGTCTTTGAATGACAGTATGGACCTAAGTCTCATGGCTACTATTCAAG GCATGCAAGTTAATGGTACTTCAAACTGTAATTGCTGGGATGGGTCTGAAACTAGTATACCAAGTACTATGTTGCTAGGCCAACAAACGCCTCAAGAAATGCTTAGTCCATTCACTg GCATAGAAGGGAAGATGGAGCGATTGTCTACTCAAACACAGGAATCAGGCTTTGTTTCGATGCACTCGCAGCGAAGTTCATCCCAAAGTTACACCGCGTCCAGCATGACGTCCAAGAGATCGTCGCAGCAGAGCAGCATTAGTTATAATTCTCAATCGTTTAGTGCGCAACAACAGTCGTTCTCTCAGACCAAATCATCCTCGGATAGTAACGGCTCTATTTTTACACAGAAGACCATGACTAGTTCCAAAAGTACTGTTAGCACGACTAATGTATCTGGAAACGGAGACCCAGCTTTATTGGAGAAACTGGTAAAT GAAATGGAATCGGTAGCTACGTCCGATTCTAACGGAGTGCCTCCGGCGTTGCCGGAGAAGCGATCCAAAAGAAGGAAAGAACGTCAGCCATCGCAGTACGATAATGTACCAGAAAATGAGCATTTATCCACGTGCAGTTTGCACACCAGCAACGGAGACAGTCCGGATGCCAGCAAGCCGCCTCCTCTGCCTCTGAAAAAACGTCACA TCATGGCGTACATGGAGATGTTTGGAAACTGCTCCCACAGTAATAACGATTTCATCTCCGGTCTCGGTACTCGGCATTCTGTAGCAGCCTACAACTCGATGCAAGCAGAATGGCAGCAACATGAGATGTCTCTTACCACAACACAATCATGTTCCTTTATGGCGCACACCGTGACTGAATTACGTGACAGCTCAAG CCTTTCTATGACTCCAGCACCGACTTTAGTATCGGTAGATGCAACAAATAATTCTAGTCTGCCGCCGGCGTTACCACCAAAGAGATCTCGTTCCATCAAATCAAACTCTACACCTCCGCCGATATCGCCGAAACCTACGATCAGTATGCAAAGTATTAATAACTCGGATCCCCTCGTGACATCAACGCCCCTGAAGCCAGACGAGCCAGCTCACGTGCAAGAGAAGAAAGACGTTACACCTTCCACTCCAGTGAAATCG aataataatattatcttggACGCAGCATTGCCGTCGTCCAGGCCGGCTAGTAATGCGCTTTCTTCCATATCAGTTGACGAAAACACTCTTGAACTGAGGGACGTCGATCAAGACGACAGTATTTTAGACGAATTAGACATTAGCAAATACTTGGTATTGAAGAAAGCGGAAGAGGAAGGGCCGGATATACGCGGTGGACATCCCGATGCATTACTAATCCATGCGACGAAAGCGAACAAACACG ATGAGAAAGAATCAG aCTTTCTATATCAAGAGGCGTTCTTAACGACGTACAGAACCTTTATACAGCCGTTAGAACTAATTCGAAAGCTACACAGACGCCATCAACGTTTTTCGTGTTCTCCAGATGTCGTCAAGCAAAGAGCCGCGCGCGAAGCGTTTTCCTTATTAGTTAGAGTCGTCAGTGATTTAac AATATCCGATCTCGACGACGTTCTTCTGCAAACTCTAATGGAATTTGTGCAGCAATTGGTGTGCAGCGGGGATCTCACGATGGCCAAAGCGTTGCGAGTTAAGATTTTAGAGAAGCACAGTCTCAAGCAGCTGCAAGCGGCACAGCCGATTCTCTCGTCTTTAAGTGTAACAACGAAGCAGGCATCTCTGTTGGACTTCAAAAGCGAACAGATCGCGGAACAAATGACACTGCTCGATGCCGATTTGTTcatgaaaatagaaattcCAGAAGTGCTGATCTGGGCGCAGGAGCAGAACGAGGAGAGAAGTCCGAATCTTACGAGATTCACTGAGCATTTCAACAAAATGTCGTACTGGGCACGATCTAGGATACTAGAACATCGATTAGAAAATGAGGCGAAAGACAGGGAGAAATACGTTGTAAAGTtcatcaaaataatgaaacaccTTAGGAAGATTAACAATTTCAATAGCTATCTCGCATTGTTGTCTGCACTGGACAGTGCACCCATTAGGAGACTCGAGTGGCAGAAGCATATTACGGAAGGTCTCAAGGAGTATTGCGCCCTCATCGACAGCTCTAGCAGTTTCCGAGCCTATAGACAAGCTCTAGCAGATACACAACCACCATGTATTCCTTATAT CGGACTTGTTTTACAAGATCTTACGTTTGTGCATATTGGAAATAGCGATTTATTACCAGATGGCACTATAAACTTCTCAAAGAGATGGCAACAATATAACATTgttgaaaatatgaaaagatttAAGAAAGG caCGTACTCTTTCAAGAAACACGAACGCATCATAACATTTTTCAACAACTTTAGTGATTTCCTCTGTGAGGAGGCGATGTGGCAGATTTCCGAAAGTATCAAGCCACGTGGCGGCAAGAAGACGCAGTCGCAAAACTAG